Proteins encoded within one genomic window of Brachybacterium muris:
- a CDS encoding (deoxy)nucleoside triphosphate pyrophosphohydrolase gives MRSEQVSTIRVVGAIIRRGQSVFAARRNADRSAGGLWEFPGGKIEPGETPEQALVREVHEELGVQIEVGALAGRSQVPVGDVIVDLACYETVLLGPEPERSTDHDELAWVPLAELGSLEWAPGDVPIIARMG, from the coding sequence ATGAGATCTGAGCAGGTCAGCACCATCCGGGTGGTCGGTGCGATCATCCGGCGCGGGCAGAGCGTGTTCGCTGCCCGGCGCAATGCGGACCGCAGCGCGGGCGGTCTGTGGGAGTTCCCCGGCGGCAAGATCGAACCCGGCGAGACCCCCGAGCAGGCCCTGGTGCGCGAGGTGCATGAGGAGCTCGGCGTCCAGATCGAGGTGGGCGCGCTGGCCGGCCGCAGCCAGGTCCCCGTCGGGGACGTGATCGTGGACCTGGCCTGCTACGAGACAGTGCTCCTCGGGCCGGAGCCGGAGCGCAGCACCGACCACGACGAGCTGGCCTGGGTGCCGCTGGCCGAGCTGGGGAGCCTGGAGTGGGCGCCGGGAGATGTGCCGATCATCGCCCGGATGGGCTGA
- the ppk2 gene encoding polyphosphate kinase 2: MSKTDHLASPETPPKLDKAAYEKELQRLQSELVAMQQWVIETGERIILIFEGRDAAGKGSAIKRITQYLNPRHTRVVALPAPTEREKTQWYFQRYIQHLPAAGEIVIMDRSWYNRAGVERVMGFCTEQEYHRFLRQAPDFERMLVEDGIRLIKYWFSVSDEEQEARFRSRAEDPMRRWKLSPMDVESITRWEDYSRAKDAMFAATDLPGARWVTIESEDKKRSRINVIHDILQRIPWNYVEPQRIEIPKRPAERDTRYERPPRDQFVYAEDVAKELERKPRAAAKKKAPVKKK, translated from the coding sequence ATGTCGAAGACAGATCACCTCGCCAGCCCCGAGACGCCCCCGAAGCTCGACAAGGCCGCCTACGAGAAGGAGCTCCAGCGCCTCCAGTCGGAGCTGGTGGCCATGCAGCAGTGGGTCATCGAGACCGGGGAGCGGATCATCCTGATCTTCGAGGGCCGCGACGCGGCAGGGAAGGGCTCGGCGATCAAACGGATCACCCAGTACCTCAACCCCCGTCACACCCGGGTGGTGGCACTTCCGGCGCCCACGGAGCGTGAGAAGACCCAGTGGTACTTCCAGCGCTACATCCAGCACCTGCCGGCGGCCGGCGAGATCGTGATCATGGACCGCTCCTGGTACAACCGCGCCGGGGTGGAGCGGGTGATGGGGTTCTGCACCGAGCAGGAGTACCACCGGTTCCTGCGGCAGGCCCCGGACTTCGAGCGGATGCTGGTGGAGGACGGGATCCGGCTGATCAAGTACTGGTTCTCCGTCTCCGACGAGGAGCAGGAGGCCCGCTTCCGCTCCCGCGCGGAGGATCCGATGCGCCGCTGGAAGCTGTCGCCGATGGACGTCGAGTCCATCACCCGCTGGGAGGACTACTCCCGCGCCAAGGACGCCATGTTCGCCGCGACCGACCTGCCCGGCGCCCGCTGGGTGACCATCGAGAGCGAGGACAAGAAGCGCTCACGCATCAACGTCATCCACGACATCCTCCAGCGCATCCCTTGGAACTACGTGGAGCCGCAGCGCATCGAGATCCCCAAGCGCCCCGCCGAGCGGGACACCCGCTACGAGCGCCCGCCCCGTGACCAGTTCGTCTACGCCGAGGACGTGGCGAAGGAACTGGAGCGCAAGCCCCGGGCCGCCGCGAAGAAGAAGGCCCCGGTGAAGAAGAAGTAG
- a CDS encoding SDR family oxidoreductase, translating to MNAPSPLLGLSTPDGSGRSVLVTGATGYVGGRLIPELLAAGFEVRAGARKPEALRNRPWADQVDLVRCDLSEPDEVRAAMDGVHTVLYLVHSMGSGGDFVEREQGIADVVAVAAEQAGVQQLVYLSGLHPDRPVDELSDHMRSRELVARRLDACSVPTLTFEAGVVIGTGSISFEMIRHLSERLPVMPGPKWLANRVEPIAIRDVLYYLLHACALEEPVQARAQIGCGRAQTFASMLTDFAAEAGLGRRRVVPLPLPAQKLSGVWIGLVTPIPMGIAIQLAASLAEDAVTDDHEVARLIPDPPGGLTSYRSAVRQALARQAEGPLEVTWDADLTASAEPADPIPADPDWAGQTVYTDTREKTSTLSPATVWSVIESIGGQNGWYSTPGLWRIRGWMDKLLGGPGLTRGRRDPRTLRVGDPVDWWRVESMERGRSLTLRAEMRAGGRAWLQLGVEGTPEGCVYRQRAVFMPSGIVGRAYWTAILPFHAVVFPSMASNILEEAERRVDGATVAD from the coding sequence ATGAACGCGCCCTCTCCCCTGCTCGGCCTGTCCACTCCCGACGGCTCCGGTCGGTCCGTCCTGGTCACCGGGGCCACCGGCTATGTGGGTGGGAGGCTGATCCCCGAACTGCTGGCCGCCGGCTTCGAGGTCCGGGCGGGTGCTCGCAAGCCCGAGGCGCTCCGTAACCGCCCGTGGGCCGACCAGGTGGACCTGGTGCGCTGCGATCTCAGCGAGCCCGACGAGGTGCGCGCCGCGATGGACGGCGTCCACACGGTGCTGTACCTGGTGCACTCCATGGGCAGCGGCGGGGACTTCGTCGAGCGCGAGCAGGGCATCGCCGACGTCGTCGCCGTGGCTGCGGAGCAGGCCGGGGTGCAGCAGCTGGTGTACCTCTCCGGGCTCCACCCCGACCGGCCCGTCGACGAGCTCTCGGACCACATGCGCTCCCGCGAACTGGTCGCGCGTCGTCTGGACGCCTGCTCCGTGCCCACCCTCACCTTCGAGGCAGGAGTGGTGATCGGCACCGGATCGATCTCCTTCGAGATGATCCGGCACCTGTCCGAACGGCTCCCCGTGATGCCCGGCCCGAAGTGGCTGGCCAACCGGGTGGAGCCGATCGCGATCCGCGACGTCCTCTACTACCTCCTGCACGCGTGCGCGCTCGAGGAGCCGGTGCAGGCACGAGCGCAGATCGGCTGCGGGCGCGCCCAGACCTTCGCTTCCATGCTCACCGACTTCGCCGCCGAGGCCGGGCTCGGCAGGCGCCGGGTGGTGCCCCTGCCCCTTCCGGCGCAGAAGCTGTCCGGGGTCTGGATCGGGCTGGTGACCCCGATCCCTATGGGCATCGCCATTCAGCTGGCCGCCTCGCTGGCGGAGGACGCGGTCACCGATGACCATGAGGTGGCGCGGCTGATCCCGGACCCGCCCGGTGGTCTCACCTCGTACCGGTCAGCGGTGCGCCAGGCGCTCGCCCGACAGGCCGAAGGGCCACTGGAGGTGACGTGGGACGCGGACCTGACGGCCTCGGCCGAACCCGCCGACCCGATCCCCGCTGACCCGGACTGGGCAGGGCAGACGGTCTACACGGACACGCGGGAGAAGACCTCGACGCTGTCCCCCGCCACGGTGTGGTCCGTGATCGAATCGATCGGCGGCCAGAACGGCTGGTACTCCACACCAGGCCTGTGGAGGATCCGCGGCTGGATGGACAAGCTCTTGGGCGGGCCGGGCCTGACCCGCGGTCGCCGCGATCCGCGCACCCTACGCGTGGGTGATCCGGTGGACTGGTGGCGCGTGGAGTCCATGGAGCGCGGGCGCAGCCTCACACTCCGCGCCGAGATGCGGGCCGGTGGACGGGCCTGGCTGCAGCTGGGGGTGGAGGGTACCCCCGAGGGGTGCGTCTACCGCCAGCGGGCGGTGTTCATGCCCTCGGGCATCGTGGGCCGCGCGTACTGGACGGCGATCCTCCCCTTCCACGCCGTGGTGTTCCCGTCGATGGCCTCGAACATCCTGGAAGAAGCCGAGCGACGGGTTGACGGCGCCACCGTGGCGGACTGA
- a CDS encoding TM2 domain-containing protein, with protein MTDLHTTNHAGPAPSTASTAPGGSAHGASDKSYVVSWALALFLGTLGVDRFYRGFTGLDIAKLFTLGGLGIWYLVDLLLLLTTGGEDSEQRPLEGYDKHKVLTWVITVVYVAVSFVSTSISQNWWS; from the coding sequence ATGACCGATCTGCACACGACGAACCATGCAGGGCCTGCACCGTCCACCGCGAGCACCGCCCCGGGCGGCAGCGCCCACGGCGCCTCCGACAAGAGCTACGTCGTCTCCTGGGCGCTGGCCCTGTTCCTGGGCACCCTCGGGGTGGACCGCTTCTACCGCGGCTTCACCGGGCTCGACATCGCCAAGCTGTTCACCCTGGGCGGCCTGGGCATCTGGTACCTGGTCGACCTGCTGCTCCTGCTGACCACCGGCGGGGAGGACAGCGAGCAGCGACCGCTGGAGGGCTACGACAAGCACAAGGTCCTGACCTGGGTCATCACCGTCGTCTACGTGGCGGTCAGCTTCGTCTCCACCTCGATCAGCCAGAACTGGTGGAGCTGA
- a CDS encoding nuclease-related domain-containing DEAD/DEAH box helicase, whose translation MPQLIPPQPAFASDAERVVWEVLAGALPDDATLIAGQRITDEAHEVEMDLLLLWPGIGTAVIEVKGGRVSVTDGTWYQADSTARRPLRTSPIEQAQRARHVLLRHVNERSSRPLGRSVHMVALPWTELPSDWDVPDAPRALLLDGTDLRDDGARAVERIITALRTHGGNHLPPLEPFQRDHAVKTLRRTHEAIENHQLLSREIEDAGNQLTREQERMLALLRFQRRAQVVGGAGSGKTHLALMKARALTQEGKHTALLCYSRGLARHFQLLTATWPARDRPAYVGLFHDLPVSWGAPPEGEYEGEVAQYYEEFLPAQLRELAATRPADDLFDAIVVDEAQDFADLWWEGLRPCLVDPDDSGASVLFVFTDEHQSVFDRDGRAPITLSPFPLDDNLRNTRTIARTFAPLTPVEQNARMDEGVPVRFVPCATEDAVTMADDQVEALMDEGWDPGDIALLTTGRRHPEQRERIDHFGYDGYWDEFFAAEDVFYGHVLNFKGLERRAVVLSVNGFQHWDRSPHLLYVGLSRARSLLVVVGDPELIRDSVGDAVVEQVTGSAQR comes from the coding sequence ATGCCGCAGCTGATCCCGCCCCAGCCCGCTTTCGCATCCGATGCCGAACGAGTGGTCTGGGAGGTTCTCGCGGGCGCGCTGCCGGACGATGCGACGCTGATCGCCGGACAGCGCATCACCGATGAGGCGCACGAGGTGGAGATGGACCTGCTGCTGCTGTGGCCCGGCATCGGCACCGCGGTGATCGAGGTGAAGGGCGGGCGCGTGAGCGTCACGGACGGCACCTGGTACCAGGCCGATAGCACGGCCCGACGGCCACTGCGCACCTCTCCGATCGAGCAGGCGCAGCGCGCCCGGCACGTGCTGCTGCGGCACGTGAACGAGCGCAGCTCCCGGCCGCTGGGTCGCAGCGTCCACATGGTGGCCCTGCCGTGGACCGAGCTGCCATCGGACTGGGATGTGCCGGATGCGCCCCGTGCGCTGCTGCTGGACGGGACGGACCTGCGGGACGACGGTGCCCGGGCCGTGGAGCGGATCATCACTGCGCTGCGCACCCACGGTGGCAACCACCTGCCGCCACTGGAGCCGTTCCAGCGCGACCACGCGGTGAAGACCCTGCGCCGCACCCACGAGGCGATCGAGAACCATCAGCTGCTCTCGCGCGAGATCGAGGACGCAGGCAACCAGCTCACCCGGGAGCAGGAGCGGATGCTCGCCCTGCTGCGCTTCCAGCGTCGTGCGCAGGTGGTGGGCGGGGCCGGCTCCGGCAAGACCCATCTGGCGCTGATGAAGGCCCGCGCCCTCACCCAGGAGGGGAAGCACACCGCCCTGCTGTGCTACTCGCGGGGCCTGGCCCGGCACTTCCAGCTGCTGACCGCCACCTGGCCGGCGCGGGATCGCCCGGCGTACGTGGGGCTGTTCCACGACCTGCCCGTCAGCTGGGGTGCACCCCCGGAGGGTGAGTACGAGGGCGAGGTCGCGCAGTACTACGAGGAGTTCCTGCCCGCCCAGCTGCGGGAGCTGGCCGCCACCCGCCCGGCGGACGACCTGTTCGACGCGATCGTGGTGGACGAGGCGCAGGACTTCGCCGACCTGTGGTGGGAGGGCCTGCGGCCCTGCTTGGTGGACCCCGACGACTCCGGCGCCTCGGTGCTGTTCGTGTTCACCGACGAGCACCAATCGGTGTTCGACCGCGACGGCCGCGCACCCATCACCCTGAGCCCCTTCCCGCTGGACGACAACCTGCGCAACACCCGCACCATCGCCCGCACCTTCGCACCGCTCACCCCGGTGGAGCAGAACGCCCGGATGGACGAAGGGGTGCCGGTGCGGTTCGTCCCCTGCGCCACCGAGGACGCGGTCACCATGGCCGACGACCAGGTGGAGGCCCTGATGGACGAGGGCTGGGACCCCGGTGACATCGCGCTGCTGACCACGGGCCGACGCCACCCCGAGCAGCGCGAGCGCATCGACCACTTCGGGTACGACGGGTACTGGGACGAGTTCTTCGCCGCGGAGGACGTGTTCTACGGGCACGTACTGAACTTCAAGGGTCTGGAGCGCCGGGCGGTGGTGCTGTCGGTCAACGGCTTCCAGCACTGGGACCGGTCCCCGCACCTGCTGTATGTGGGGCTGTCCCGGGCCCGGTCGCTGCTGGTGGTCGTCGGCGACCCGGAGCTGATCCGCGATTCGGTGGGCGATGCGGTGGTGGAGCAGGTCACAGGGTCCGCGCAGCGATAG
- a CDS encoding M20/M25/M40 family metallo-hydrolase has protein sequence MSLLTPAMNETLDRIQEWQEPLLKDLHQNPELSMMEERTCGIVTERLTDLGYEVHQIGGGVVGVLANGEGRVVLHRADMDALPIREDSGLDYASTATGTDLAGAQQPVMHACGHDFHVATGLGAAAVLAENRKDWSGTAVMLFQPGEEFGDGARRCSAVAPTAPCPTWVWTRWCWPRRSSSASRPWSPAR, from the coding sequence ATGTCCCTGCTCACCCCCGCCATGAACGAGACCCTGGACCGGATCCAGGAGTGGCAGGAGCCCCTGCTGAAGGACCTCCACCAGAATCCCGAGCTGTCGATGATGGAGGAGCGCACCTGCGGGATCGTCACCGAGCGCCTCACCGACCTCGGCTACGAGGTGCACCAGATCGGCGGCGGCGTGGTGGGCGTGCTGGCCAACGGTGAGGGCCGTGTGGTGCTGCACCGGGCCGACATGGACGCCCTGCCGATCCGTGAGGACTCGGGCCTGGACTACGCCTCCACCGCCACCGGGACGGACCTCGCCGGTGCGCAGCAGCCGGTGATGCACGCCTGCGGGCACGACTTCCACGTCGCCACCGGCCTGGGTGCGGCGGCGGTCCTGGCGGAGAACCGCAAGGACTGGTCGGGTACCGCGGTGATGCTGTTCCAGCCCGGCGAGGAGTTCGGCGACGGCGCCCGCAGGTGTTCGGCAGTGGCTCCCACGGCTCCATGCCCCACCTGGGTGTGGACCCGGTGGTGCTGGCCGCGAAGATCATCGTCAGCATCCAGACCCTGGTCTCCCGCGAGATAG
- a CDS encoding FadR/GntR family transcriptional regulator: MSSPTLSSTAAIGRAGTRGRKELLGTQVENRIRAYIAERGLIEGDDLPSEGQIATDLGVSKSTVRESVRRLEALGHIRVVHGVGLRVGKFSIRPVVRALPYDLLDRTRGLTDILEVRTVIEENFLVRSAAHMTEAHLAALESIVAQMEATSSGGEVDPHLDAAFHRALYEPIDNRLVMDLISTFWELFDSARHAVEFTSNFRAVQEHREIVEALREGDEQRIRTAIRDHFRQLEDELARFTLEHPRPDLLHPAEHRTDEPNQEQS, translated from the coding sequence ATGTCATCGCCGACATTGTCGAGCACTGCAGCCATCGGTCGCGCCGGGACGCGCGGCCGCAAGGAGCTGCTGGGCACACAGGTCGAGAACCGGATCCGCGCCTACATCGCGGAACGCGGCCTGATCGAGGGGGACGACCTGCCCTCGGAGGGCCAGATCGCCACCGACCTCGGAGTCTCCAAGAGCACCGTGCGGGAGTCGGTACGACGCCTGGAAGCACTGGGGCACATCCGGGTGGTGCACGGCGTGGGCCTGCGCGTGGGGAAGTTCAGCATCCGCCCCGTGGTGCGGGCACTCCCCTACGACCTGCTGGACCGCACCCGAGGCCTGACCGACATCCTCGAGGTGCGCACCGTGATCGAGGAGAACTTCCTGGTGCGCTCCGCCGCGCATATGACCGAGGCCCACCTCGCGGCGCTCGAGAGCATCGTGGCGCAGATGGAGGCCACCAGCAGCGGCGGTGAGGTGGACCCGCACCTGGATGCCGCCTTCCACCGTGCGCTGTACGAGCCCATCGACAACCGCCTGGTAATGGACCTGATCAGCACCTTCTGGGAGCTGTTCGACTCCGCTCGCCACGCCGTCGAGTTCACCAGCAACTTCCGCGCCGTCCAGGAGCACCGCGAGATCGTCGAGGCGCTCCGCGAGGGCGACGAGCAGCGCATCCGCACCGCAATACGCGACCACTTCCGCCAACTCGAGGACGAGCTGGCCCGCTTCACCCTCGAGCACCCCCGGCCCGACCTCCTCCACCCAGCCGAGCACCGCACCGACGAACCGAACCAGGAGCAGTCATGA
- a CDS encoding dihydrodipicolinate synthase family protein, giving the protein MSLTGIFPALITPYDADGAVSPTINRRLVATLNAEGADGYFVSGSSAECYLLDTRERMEILEATVEAAEGRPVIFHVAATDHRSTLEHARRATDAGASAVCANIPTFFTYSDQSLAAYYRDIREHTELPLLAYYIPSQTGRLLTADFFLDLAADNTLQGMKYTSSDLGILSRIRAARPDSFTILAGSDDTLLGSLAHGANGGIGSSYNLICGVYAGIYRAFGAGDLEEARRLQSVSIAVLEEMGGWEFISFLKSVLRSRGLDTGQARTPMSPIPTELDDQLAGKLAAKTQLEPYLISPV; this is encoded by the coding sequence ATGAGCCTCACCGGGATCTTCCCCGCCCTCATCACGCCGTACGACGCCGACGGCGCGGTCTCACCGACGATCAACCGGCGCCTGGTGGCCACGCTGAACGCCGAGGGGGCCGACGGCTACTTCGTCTCCGGCAGCTCCGCGGAGTGCTACCTGCTGGACACCCGCGAGCGCATGGAGATCCTCGAGGCCACCGTCGAGGCCGCCGAGGGCCGACCGGTGATCTTCCACGTGGCCGCCACCGACCACCGCTCCACCCTGGAGCACGCCCGCCGCGCCACCGATGCCGGCGCGAGCGCCGTGTGCGCCAACATCCCCACCTTCTTCACCTACTCCGACCAGTCCCTGGCCGCGTACTACCGGGACATCCGCGAGCACACCGAGCTGCCCCTGCTGGCCTACTACATCCCCTCCCAGACCGGCCGCCTGCTCACCGCCGACTTCTTCCTGGACCTCGCCGCCGACAACACCCTGCAGGGCATGAAGTACACCAGCAGTGACCTGGGGATCCTCTCCCGCATCCGCGCCGCCCGGCCGGACTCCTTCACGATCCTCGCCGGTTCCGACGACACCCTGCTGGGCTCTCTGGCCCATGGCGCGAACGGCGGCATCGGCTCCAGCTACAACCTGATCTGCGGGGTGTACGCGGGCATCTACCGTGCCTTCGGCGCCGGTGACCTGGAGGAGGCGCGCCGCCTGCAGTCCGTCTCCATCGCGGTGCTGGAGGAGATGGGCGGCTGGGAGTTCATCTCGTTCCTGAAGTCCGTGCTGCGCTCCCGAGGCCTGGACACCGGCCAGGCCCGCACCCCCATGAGCCCGATCCCCACCGAGCTCGACGACCAGCTGGCCGGGAAGCTCGCGGCCAAGACCCAGCTCGAGCCGTACCTGATCAGTCCCGTCTGA
- a CDS encoding ABC transporter substrate-binding protein, translated as MNTIARRRLLQLAGLSGLTAAAAACTPDEDSGSGSGGGGSDGGGSGAGLEFIWPGTSDPETAVANDLKTAMSEQGITIEYNFLSWNDMQQQLSVRIQANDAPDLTMTQDVTDWVAMGALASLDERTAEVDTSLFRPGTLEYSTVDGSLYALPYSAQSWTLVVNRELAEAAGIDPEGIATYEDMQAAATELTGDGKYGFCIPMQNPRFAFRTFMTAAYANGFNPGDYAEPETEKWIQTLEHLLAFNDLRPDADKAWAYPEMFRSFANGETAMIAAGSFFTANVYELNPEIVGNSVQIPYPQGPSGSDKSVPISNAGFALFEGSENQDAGWTVMEELLKPEWQARLTAVAHAPATTDITIDDLRPWIEQYYPDAVEGHVAHCEAQMSIADERGTELQKIPGQPAIEPEFQIIFNEFIAGSIDAAGAVEKMSERFASVAG; from the coding sequence ATGAACACCATCGCCCGCCGTCGTCTGCTCCAACTCGCAGGCCTCTCCGGCCTGACCGCCGCTGCTGCCGCCTGCACCCCCGATGAGGACTCCGGTTCCGGCTCTGGCGGAGGCGGCTCCGACGGGGGCGGCTCCGGTGCCGGCCTCGAGTTCATCTGGCCCGGCACCTCGGATCCCGAGACCGCCGTGGCCAACGACCTCAAGACCGCCATGTCCGAGCAGGGCATCACCATCGAGTACAACTTCCTGTCCTGGAACGACATGCAGCAGCAGCTGTCGGTGCGCATCCAGGCCAACGACGCCCCCGACCTCACCATGACCCAGGACGTCACCGACTGGGTGGCGATGGGTGCGCTGGCCTCGCTGGACGAGCGCACGGCCGAGGTGGACACCTCCCTGTTCCGCCCCGGCACCCTGGAGTACTCCACCGTGGACGGCTCCCTGTACGCCCTGCCGTACTCGGCGCAGTCCTGGACCCTGGTGGTTAACCGGGAACTGGCCGAGGCCGCCGGCATCGACCCCGAGGGCATCGCCACCTATGAGGACATGCAGGCGGCCGCCACCGAGCTCACCGGGGACGGGAAGTACGGCTTCTGCATCCCGATGCAGAACCCCCGCTTCGCGTTCCGCACCTTCATGACCGCCGCCTACGCCAACGGCTTCAACCCCGGTGACTACGCCGAGCCGGAGACCGAGAAGTGGATCCAGACCCTGGAGCACCTGCTGGCCTTCAACGACCTGCGGCCCGACGCCGACAAGGCCTGGGCCTACCCGGAGATGTTCCGCTCCTTCGCCAACGGGGAGACGGCCATGATCGCGGCCGGTTCGTTCTTCACCGCCAACGTGTACGAGCTGAACCCCGAGATCGTGGGCAACTCCGTGCAGATCCCCTACCCGCAGGGCCCCTCCGGCAGTGACAAGTCGGTGCCGATCTCCAACGCCGGGTTCGCCCTGTTCGAGGGCTCGGAGAACCAGGACGCCGGGTGGACGGTGATGGAGGAGCTGCTCAAGCCCGAGTGGCAGGCGCGCCTGACGGCGGTGGCCCACGCCCCCGCCACCACCGACATCACCATCGACGACCTGCGGCCGTGGATCGAGCAGTACTACCCCGATGCCGTCGAGGGCCACGTGGCGCACTGCGAGGCGCAGATGAGCATCGCGGACGAGCGCGGCACCGAGCTGCAGAAGATCCCCGGCCAGCCGGCCATCGAACCGGAGTTCCAGATCATCTTCAACGAGTTCATCGCCGGGTCGATCGACGCCGCCGGGGCCGTGGAGAAGATGAGCGAGCGCTTCGCCTCCGTCGCGGGTTGA
- a CDS encoding carbohydrate ABC transporter permease — protein sequence MAAPTLDKADPRPPRQRTGKVRLRSWYDKTGFWLLLLLPVLITLAVFQFYPLLETLRMGWTNEGARTVDPGFVGAQNFERLLTEDPHFWGIVRNSFIWVFTSVILQLVIGTLAALVLNSRIRLRSVWRGLLMVPWVTPTVVVGVIWRWIFEGSNSGLANFFLTRLGVFDQPTVFLASDFWVWPVLLFASTWKGVPFVTLLVLAALQGVPKDLHESAAVDGAGPVKRFFHVTIPSIRGTLFTTGMISLVTTWFKFELIWALTNGGPGFATSILPTYVYTWAFNRLEYGMAGAVATLALVIIFVVAAMYALLFREKES from the coding sequence ATGGCGGCCCCGACCCTGGACAAGGCTGACCCGCGCCCTCCCCGCCAGCGCACGGGGAAGGTGCGGCTGCGCAGCTGGTACGACAAGACCGGCTTCTGGCTGCTGCTCCTGCTGCCGGTGCTGATCACGCTCGCGGTGTTCCAGTTCTACCCGCTGCTGGAGACGCTGCGCATGGGCTGGACCAACGAGGGTGCTCGCACCGTGGACCCCGGCTTCGTGGGCGCCCAGAACTTCGAGCGGCTGCTCACCGAGGACCCCCACTTCTGGGGCATCGTGCGCAACAGCTTCATCTGGGTGTTCACCTCGGTGATCCTGCAGCTGGTGATCGGCACCCTCGCCGCCCTGGTGCTGAACTCGAGGATCAGGCTGCGCTCGGTGTGGCGCGGGCTGCTGATGGTGCCGTGGGTGACGCCCACCGTGGTGGTGGGCGTGATCTGGCGGTGGATCTTCGAGGGATCCAACTCGGGCCTGGCGAACTTCTTCCTGACCAGGCTGGGGGTGTTCGACCAGCCCACCGTGTTCCTGGCCTCGGACTTCTGGGTGTGGCCGGTGCTGCTGTTCGCCTCCACCTGGAAGGGCGTGCCGTTCGTGACGCTGCTGGTGCTGGCCGCACTGCAGGGCGTCCCGAAGGACCTGCACGAGTCCGCGGCGGTGGACGGTGCCGGGCCGGTCAAGCGGTTCTTCCACGTCACGATCCCGTCGATCCGCGGCACCCTGTTCACCACCGGGATGATCTCCCTGGTGACCACCTGGTTCAAGTTCGAGCTGATCTGGGCACTGACCAACGGTGGCCCCGGCTTCGCCACCTCCATCCTGCCCACCTACGTGTACACCTGGGCGTTCAACCGCCTGGAGTACGGGATGGCGGGCGCGGTGGCCACGCTGGCGCTGGTGATCATCTTCGTGGTCGCCGCGATGTACGCCCTGCTGTTCCGCGAGAAGGAGTCCTGA
- a CDS encoding carbohydrate ABC transporter permease codes for MTTSQVTGEVITPRKQKVRPLEVLGRYTALFVLMAFLLLPAAWMAFSSLKPNSMLFGATPDFSLEGVSLDNYRWALRPDGMDMGQLLINTFSTNLMSALLTTAFCAVAGYGLARYKGGLARALVAFLVISQMIQGPMIMVPWYQIAATLDLINTREVLVLIYQTLTIPAAIWLMAGFYRAIPVELEEAAAMDGCSKLGTFWRIILPLSLPGLAAISLYAFILGWNDYQYALILTSSEYSKTLQIGIAQVMNSIGATNWGGILAAGTIAVIPAVILFSLVQKTLISGLTAGSVKG; via the coding sequence ATGACCACGTCCCAGGTCACCGGTGAGGTGATCACCCCGCGCAAGCAGAAGGTGCGGCCACTGGAGGTGCTGGGCCGGTACACGGCCCTGTTCGTGCTGATGGCGTTCCTGCTGCTGCCGGCGGCATGGATGGCGTTCTCCTCACTGAAGCCCAACTCGATGCTGTTCGGCGCCACCCCCGACTTCTCACTAGAGGGGGTGAGCCTGGACAACTACCGCTGGGCGCTGCGCCCCGACGGCATGGACATGGGCCAGCTGCTGATCAACACCTTTTCCACCAACCTGATGTCGGCCCTGCTCACCACCGCATTCTGCGCGGTCGCCGGGTACGGGCTGGCCCGCTACAAGGGCGGACTGGCCCGGGCGCTGGTGGCGTTCCTGGTGATCTCCCAGATGATCCAGGGCCCGATGATCATGGTGCCCTGGTACCAGATCGCCGCCACCCTGGACCTGATCAACACCCGCGAGGTGCTGGTGCTGATCTACCAGACCCTCACCATCCCCGCCGCGATCTGGCTGATGGCCGGGTTCTACCGGGCGATCCCGGTGGAGCTGGAGGAGGCCGCCGCGATGGACGGCTGCTCGAAGCTGGGCACCTTCTGGCGGATCATCCTGCCGCTGTCCCTGCCGGGGCTGGCGGCGATCTCCCTGTACGCCTTCATCCTGGGCTGGAACGACTACCAGTACGCGCTGATCCTCACCAGCTCCGAGTACTCCAAGACCCTGCAGATCGGCATCGCGCAGGTGATGAACTCTATCGGCGCCACCAACTGGGGCGGCATCCTCGCCGCGGGCACCATCGCGGTGATCCCCGCGGTGATCCTGTTCTCCCTGGTGCAGAAGACCCTCATCTCCGGCCTGACAGCGGGGTCGGTGAAGGGCTGA